The Hypomesus transpacificus isolate Combined female chromosome 3, fHypTra1, whole genome shotgun sequence genome has a window encoding:
- the si:ch211-266g18.10 gene encoding titin isoform X30, protein MAAAAPQADGHTGETGRVSSPPKAPGFWLLRTLSFSVELLVALAFLLCWIGAGVMMFEIVEYKGVTDIQEIVMDPMKAINEAVDGISNLFNGAQELVPELDPMTAINFATEEITDAKEEFVSYLSDEEGNIYLSYIDPVIIGRGAFEATNDLMCEAGSTIQHTLCTVFDTILDLLKGKYDLSYIDPVVIGRGVFEVINGFMCKVGDAIQDILCSALDTFLDSVKAALQWVGFNPMIIVETVSEWMSSLWAYLWNLLQGVLNVKFSPMTVLTRTVDIIIEQKNILVNYLSHLLMGDQGVIPDITFDPMQVVTDAMVEITDKRNIFLSYLSNMIMDDKGESTPSEIHLIRRKGEFLPPLEKVAELTHTKEKDKISVPSETEEKYDTASMEDVKEAEEEHDKDDEGNKDPGEPLDEAVSDGDYMEAELQEEDADESKNTEHKQKRNVRITYERVRRIGSKAHLKKDQEQPEETDHQVKVEEEKIEGEVVEEEKEAQEQAQPLQKAVEAEDDHPDEGREETKKQEEEKKKTGDLHFKHQVVLEAGGDQEQDMTGIEQDKEGEQAVTEEAVEEKEEEEPANEEVKEEEVEETEDEEAKEEKEEEEPANEEVKEEKEEEETANEEVKEKKEEPANEEVKEEEEEEEEPANEEVKEEEKEEQPVEENKAAIEEVVENEELKKEKKEEEPAKEEVMEEEEEKVEVKKEKDKEKEEEKHKLVNEEDDHVVLTTEKFDVVDIMTGIASEEEEEEKETTPPVTDDEDYSDIIDDDENNNNSESKKTEPKRKRNVHIPYERIRRIGSRAHLKLDEEVPKVEDYQGKDTKDDKVLRESTERRAKQEVEDVLKDLRAAQVRKLERVQRRKENEEKKEKPVKLERKSEKEKEEELSEDKIGEAKNSVKKAEKLQLKDELLKKSAEEIKAVNETGPLRRRFAHQTKMTAIEPKMTVKELKDVKAYKTESDKKEVKSETEAIKADEEVKPEKKVFGKKVVKAEKDVEAKVTSEKIEAHKKESKADNKEVKPEKEAIKTEEEVKPEVKVFGKKVVKAEKEVEAKVTSEKIEAHKKETKADKKEVKPEKEAKAEEEVKPEVKVFGKKVVKAEKEVEAKVTSEKKEAHKKEIEADKKEVKPEKEVIKTDKGVKPEKKVVDKKEVKAEKEVEAKVASEKIEAHKKETKADKKEVKPEKEAIKTEEEVKPEVKVFGKKVVKAEKEVEAKVTSEKKEAHKKETKADKKEVKSEKEAKAEEEVKPEVKAFGKKVVKAEKEVEAKVTTDKIEAHKKETKTDKKEVKPEKEAKAEEEVKPEVKVFGKKVVKAKKEVEAKVTSEKIEAHKKESKADKKEVKPEKEAIKTEEEVKPEVKVFGKKVVKAEKEVEAKVTSEKIEAHKKETKADKKEVKPEKEAIKTDKEVKAEKKVFGKKGVKAEKEVEAKVTTDKIEAHKKETKTDKKEVKPEKEAKAEEEVKPEVKVFGKKVVKAKKEVEAKVTSEKIEAHKKESKADKKEVKPEKEAIKTEEEVKPEVKVFGKKVVKAEKEVEAKVTSEKKEAHKKEIEADKKEVKSEKEAIKTDKEVKPEIKLMGKNLVKAEKEVEAKVKLEKIETHKKQTKADKKEVKPEKEAIKIDKEVKPEKKVVDKKEVKAEKDVEAMVTSEKIKAQQKETKADKKEVKPKKEAIKTDKEVKPEKKVVDKKEVKAEKEVEAKVTSEKKEAHKKETKADKKEVKPEKEAIKTDKEVKAEKKVFGKKGVKAEKEVEALKESKPIKAVKPKVAAEKIEVHKKEIKADKKDMKPEKGSVKAEKKDVKAEREGKAIKEEVKAKINEEDQGEVKVKKEVMAALQPEKKEGDKREVKADKKPVKAEKDVMPKKKQADQKEVKVEMKEVRAEKEGKVPKESKANIKPTLKKADLDVKETEAELQKEKAKKAGPSIKEIAASKEKTKTVVEKKEQEGTHKNASLTKERLKVVPMKKDLEVTKERPKPTTVKTEAVTSKEKSRSAPSIKEAGVSHRNVSLTKERVKVVAREAEAPKQKTKPAAPGKETLLKEKTKTSSSKKEADTPKEKAKPVIPTKVLEVPKKKVKTAPVKKEPEALKEKAVKEEQDVAKEKAKPAPAKKEPDAPKAKTKQESVKKESETLRREEKEKAKPAIKKDTPKTKTRSKTRLPMKKEAEFSHRNISLTKERVKVVALKKEQETPKEKVTSATAKKEPEATKDKAKPTALKKGVYAEPTAKKEKAKSVSVKKDPEATKVVKSAPAEKGTFSHLADIKPKERVVPPVLRKADVSRQKVKSVAPKKETEAQKDKSKSAATQKEPVTMKELKAANIKKGDSKENVKPTPTVKERDVPEKAKTNTVKKVTEDRVLKEKQRLEPAKKDISHIADPVESDNLSTEDEMPYFQCFFVDEDDVQYPFYPFSPLQM, encoded by the exons ATGGCGGCAGCTGCTCCTCAAG CCGACGGGCACACTGGAGAAACGGGGCGTGTGTCGTCTCCTCCGAAGGCCCCGGGCTTCTGGCTGTTGCGGACGCTGAGCTTCTCTGTGGAGTTGCTGGTGGCCCTGGCTTTCCTCCTCTGCTGGATCGGGGCAGGCGTCATGATGTTCGAAATTGTGGAATACAAAGGGGTTACTG ATATTCAAGAAATTGTCATGGATCCCATGAAAGCTATAAATGAGGCTGTAGATGGCATATCCAACTTGTTCAATGGAGCGCAAG AACTTGTTCCTGAACTGGACCCCATGACTGCTATTAACTTTGCAACTGAGGAAATAACCGATGCGAAAGAAGAATTTGTGAGCTACCTTTCTGATGAAGAAG gaaacatttatttaagctACATTGACCCAGTGATCATAGGCAGAGGTGCCTTCGAGGCTACCAATGACCTCATGTGTGAAGCTGGGAGCACCATACAACACACGCTTTGTACTGTATTTGATACGATCCTGGATCTTCTAAAAG gAAAATACGACTTGAGCTACATTGACCCTGTAGTCATAGGCCGAGGTGTCTTTGAGGTTATCAATGGCTTCATGTGTAAAGTGGGGGACGCCATACAAGACATTCTTTGTAGTGCTTTGGACACTTTCTTGGATAGTGTGAAAG CTGCTCTTCAATGGGTGGGCTTTAACCCCATGATAATCGTGGAGACTGTCTCTGAATGGATGAGCTCACTTTGGGCATACTTATGGAACCTACTGCAAG GCGTCTTAAATGTGAAGTTCAGTCCCATGACGGTTCTCACTAGAACAGTGGACATAATCATTGAGCAGAAGAACATTCTTGTGAACTACCTCTCCCACTTGCTAATGGGAGACCAAG GGGTCATTCCAGACATAACCTTTGACCCGATGCAAGTGGTCACAGATGCCATGGTGGAGATCACAGACAAGAGGAACATATTTCTATCTTATCTGTCAAACATGATCATGGATGACAAAG GTGAATCTACACCATCTGAGATACATCTTATTAGGAGGAAAG GAGAGTTTTTACCGCCTTTGGAAAAAG TTGCAGAACTGACGCACACCAAAGAAAAGGACAAGATCAGTGTTCCTTCAGAAACGGAGGAGAAATACGACACGGCATCCATGGAGGATGtgaaagaggcagaggaggagcatg ATAAAGATGATGAAGGAAATAAAGATCCTGGAGAACCACTGGATGAAGCAGTCTCTGATGGAGACTACATGGAGGCGGAGTTGCAGGAAGAAGATGCCGACGAAAGCAAGAACACGGAACATAAGCAGAAGAGGAATGTCCGCATAACCTACGAGAGGGTACGAAGAATAGGATCAAAGGCCCACTTGAAAAAGGATCAAGAGCAACCAGAAGAGACAGATCATCAAGTCAaggtagaggaagagaagatagaaggagaggtggtggaagaagagaaggaagcaCAGGAGCAGGCCCAACCCTTACAAAAGGCTGTTGAGGCAGAAGATGACCATCCGGatgaaggaagagaagaaacgaagaaacaggaggaggagaaaaagaagactGGTGATCTTCATTTCAAACACCAGGTGGTATTAGAAGCAGGTGGTGACCAGGAACAGGACATGACAGGCATTGAACAAGATAAGGAAGGAGAGCAGGCTGTCACAGAAGAGGCagtagaggagaaggaggaggaggaaccagCAAATGAAgaggtgaaagaggaggaggtagaggaaacaGAAGATGAAGAGGcgaaagaggagaaggaggaggaggaaccagCAAATGAAGAGGtaaaagaggagaaggaggaggaagaaacagCAAATGAAGAGGTgaaagagaagaaggaggaacCCGCAAATGAAgaggtgaaagaggaggaggaggaggaggaggaacccgCAAATGAAgaggtgaaagaggaggagaaggaagaacaGCCAGTGGAGGAAAACAAGGCTGCCATAGAAGAAGTGGTAGAGAAtgaggagctgaagaaggagaagaaagaagaagagcCTGCTAAAGAAGAAgtaatggaggaggaggaggaaaaggtggaggtgaagaaagagaaggataaggagaaagaggaagagaaacataAGCTAGTAAATGAAGAGGATGATCATGTCGTCCTGACAACTGAAAAGTTTGATGTTGTTGACATCATGACTGGCATTGCatctgaagaggaagaggaagaaaaggaaaCAACACCTCCTGTTACTGATGATGAAGATTACTCTGACATCATTGATGAtgatgaaaacaacaacaacagcgaAAGCAAGAAAACAGAACCCAAACGGAAGAGGAATGTCCACATTCCTTATGAGCGAATAAGGAGAATCGGATCAAGGGCCCATCTCAAACTTGATGAAGAGGTGCCCAAAGTGGAAGATTACCAAGGCAAAGACACAAAGGATGACAAAG TTCTCAGGGAATCAACAGAAAGACGAGCAAAACAGGAGGTAGAGGACGTTCTTAAAG ATCTCAGGGCTGCACAGGTCAGAAAATTGGAGAGAGTGCAAAGGAGGAAAGAGaatgaagagaaaaaagagaagccTGTGAAACTCGAGAGAAAGtctgagaaagagaaggaggaagagcttTCTGAGGACAAGATTGGAGAGGCTAAGAACAGTGTGAAAAAGGCAGAAAAGCTACAGCTTAAAG ATGAACTTCTGAAGAAGTCTGCTGAAGAAATAAAAGCAGTGAACGAGACAGGGCCTCTGAGGAGGAGATTTGCTCACCAGACTAAAATGACAG CCATTGAACCCAAGATGACAGTCAAGGAGTTGAAGGATGTGAAGGCCTACAAAACAGAGTCTGACAAGAAAGAGGTAAAGTCCGAGACGGAAGCCATCAAGGCTGATGAGGAGGTGAAGCCAGAGAAAAAGGTGTTTGGCAAAAAAGTGGTAAAGGCTGAAAAGGACGTTGAGGCCAAGGTGACATCAGAAAAAATAGAGGCTCACAAAAAAGAGAGCAAGGCTGACAACAAAGAGGTGAAGCCCGAGAAAGAAGCCAtcaagactgaggaggaggtgaagccaGAGGTAAAAGTGTTTGGCAAAAAAGTGGTAAAGGCCGAAAAGGAGGTTGAGGCCAAGGTGACATCAGAGAAAATAGAGGCTCACAAAAAAGAGACCAAGGCTGACAAGAAAGAGGTGAAGCCCGAAAAGGAAGccaaggctgaggaggaggtgaagccaGAGGTAAAAGTGTTTGGTAAAAAAGTGGTTAAGGCCGAAAAGGAGGTTGAGGCCAAGGTGACATCAGAGAAAAAAGAGGCTCACAAAAAAGAGATTGAGGCTGACAAAAAAGAGGTGAAGCCCGAGAAGGAAGTCATCAAGACTGACAAGGGGGTgaagccagagaaaaaagtggTTGACAAAAAAGAGGTAAAGGCCGAAAAGGAGGTTGAAGCCAAGGTGGCATCAGAAAAAATAGAGGCTCACAAAAAAGAGACCAAGGCTGATAAGAAAGAGGTGAAGCCCGAAAAAGAAGCCAtcaagactgaggaggaggtgaagccaGAGGTAAAAGTGTTTGGCAAAAAAGTGGTAAAGGCCGAAAAGGAGGTTGAGGCCAAGGTGACATCAGAGAAAAAAGAGGCTCACAAAAAAGAGACCAAGGCTGACAAGAAAGAGGTGAAGTCCGAGAAGGAAGccaaggctgaggaggaggtgaagccaGAGGTAAAAGCGTTTGGCAAAAAAGTGGTAAAGGCCGAAAAGGAGGTTGAGGCCAAGGTGACAACAGATAAAATAGAGGCTCACAAAAAAGAGACCAAGACTGACAAGAAAGAGGTGAAGCCCGAGAAGGAAGccaaggctgaggaggaggtgaagccaGAGGTAAAAGTGTTTGGCAAAAAAGTGGTAAAGGCCAAAAAGGAGGTTGAGGCCAAGGTGACATCAGAGAAAATAGAGGCTCACAAAAAAGAGAGCAAGGCTGACAAAAAAGAGGTGAAGCCCGAGAAAGAAGCCAtcaagactgaggaggaggtgaagccaGAGGTAAAAGTGTTTGGCAAAAAAGTGGTAAAGGCCGAAAAGGAGGTTGAGGCCAAGGTGACATCAGAGAAAATAGAGGCTCACAAAAAAGAGACCAAGGCTGACAAGAAAGAGGTGAAGCCCGAGAAGGAAGCCATCAAGACTGATAAGGAGGTGAAGGCAGAGAAAAAGGTGTTTGGCAAAAAAGGGGTAAAGGCCGAAAAGGAGGTTGAGGCCAAGGTGACAACAGATAAAATAGAGGCTCACAAAAAAGAGACCAAGACTGACAAGAAAGAGGTGAAGCCCGAGAAGGAAGccaaggctgaggaggaggtgaagccaGAGGTAAAAGTGTTTGGCAAAAAAGTGGTAAAGGCCAAAAAGGAGGTTGAGGCCAAGGTGACATCAGAGAAAATAGAGGCTCACAAAAAAGAGAGCAAGGCTGACAAGAAAGAGGTGAAGCCCGAGAAAGAAGCCAtcaagactgaggaggag GTGAAGCCAGAGGTAAAAGTGTTTGGCAAAAAAGTGGTAAAGGCCGAAAAGGAGGTTGAGGCCAAGGTGACATCAGAGAAAAAAGAGGCTCACAAAAAAGAGATTGAGGCTGACAAAAAAGAGGTAAAGTCTGAGAAAGAAGCCATCAAGACTGACAAGGAGGTTAAGCCAGAGATAAAATTGATGGGCAAAAATTTGGTAAAGGCCGAAAAGGAGGTTGAGGCCAAAGTGAAATTAGAGAAAATAGAGACTCACAAAAAACAGACCAAGGCTGACAAGAAAGAGGTGAAGCCCGAGAAGGAAGCCATCAAGATTGATAAGGAGGTgaagccagagaaaaaagtggTTGACAAAAAAGAGGTAAAGGCCGAAAAGGACGTTGAGGCCATGGTGACATCAGAGAAAATAAAGGCTCAACAAAAAGAGACCAAGGCTGACAAAAAAGAGGTGAAGCCCAAGAAGGAAGCCATCAAGACTGATAAGGAGGTGAAGCCAGAGAAAAAGGTGGTTGACAAAAAAGAGGTAAAGGCCGAAAAGGAGGTTGAGGCCAAGGTGACATCAGAGAAAAAAGAGGCTCACAAAAAAGAGACCAAGGCTGACAAGAAAGAGGTGAAGCCCGAGAAGGAAGCCATCAAGACTGATAAGGAGGTGAAGGCAGAGAAAAAGGTGTTTGGCAAAAAAGGGGTAAAGGCCGAAAAGGAGGTTGAGGCTCTCAAGGAGTCAAAACCCATAAAGGCAGTTAAGCCCAAAGTGGCAGCAGAGAAAATTGAGGTTCACAAAAAGGAGATCAAGGCTGACAAGAAAGACATGAAGCCTGAAAAGGGGTCGGTTAAGGCTGAGAAGAAGGAcgtgaaagcagagagagaggggaaggcaaTCAAGGAGGAGGTGAAAGCCAAGATAAATGAGGAAGACCAAGGAGAAGTAAAGGTGAAGAAGGAGGTTATGGCTGCACTGCagccagagaaaaaagagggTGACAAAAGAGAGGTGAAGGCCGACAAGAAGCCGGTGAAGGCTGAAAAGGATGTGATGCCCAAGAAAAAACAAGCTGACCAAAAAGAGGTGAAGGTTGAGATGAAGGAGGTGAGGGCTGAGAAGGAGGGTAAAGTCCCAAAAGAGTCGAAGGCCAACATAAAGCCTACTTTGAAAAAGGCTGATCTTGATGTCAAAGAAACAG AAGCAGAACTTCAAAAAGAGAAGGCCAAGAAGGCAGGTCCTTCTATAAAAg AGATTGCTGCTTCTAAAGAGAAGACCAAGACAGTTGTTGAAAAGAAAG AGCAAGAGGGCACCCACAAGAATGCTTCTCTTACCAAGGAGAGGCTGAAAGTAGTGCCAATGAAGAAAG ATCTTGAAGTTACTAAAGAGAGGCCAAAACCAACTACAGTGAAGACAG AAGCTGTCACATCAAAGGAAAAATCAAGATCGGCCCCATCAATCAAAG AGGCTGGAGTTTCCCACCGAAATGTGTCCCTTACAAAGGAGAGGGTGAAGGTTGTGGCCCGAGAAG CAGAAGCTCCTAAACAGAAGACCAAGCCTGCAGCTCCTGGGAAAG AAACTCTtctgaaagaaaaaacaaagacaTCCTCTTCAAAGAAAG AAGCAGACACTCCTAAAGAAAAAGCCAAGCCAGTGATCCCAACTAAAG TTCTAGAGGTTCCCAAGAAGAAGGTAAAAACAGCACCTGTTAAGAAAG AGCCTGAGGCCTTGAAAGAAAAGGCTGTGAAGGAAG AGCAAGATGTTGCAAAAGAAAAGGCCAAACCAGCTCCTGCAAAGAAAG AGCCTGATGCACCAAAGGCCAAGACCAAGcaagaatcagtgaaaaaag AGTCTGAAACTctaagaagagaagagaaagagaaagccaAACCAGCTATTAAGAAAG ATACACCTAAAACAAAGACCAGATCAAAGACCAGACTTCCTATGAAGAAAG AGGCTGAATTTTCTCACAGAAATATCTCACTTACCAAGGAGAGGGTTAAGGTTGTGGCTTTGAAGAAAG AACAAGAGACTCCCAAGGAGAAAGTCACATCAGCAACTGCAAAGAAAG agcCGGAGGCTACTAAAGACAAAGCTAAACCGACTGCTCTGAAGAAAG GTGTTTATGCAGAGCCCACCGCTAAAAAGGAAAAGGCAAAATCTGTGTCTGTGAAGAAAG ATCCTGAGGCTACAAAAGTGGTCAAGTCAGCACCTGCAGAGAaaggtacatttagtcatttagcag ATATAAAGCCTAAAGAGAGGGTCGTACCACCTGTTTTGAGGAAAG CAGATGTCTCCAGACAAAAGGTCAAATCAGTAGCCCCTAAGAAAG AAACCGAGGCTCAGAAAGACAAGTCCAAATCAGCTGCAACCCAGAAAG AACCTGTGACAATGAAGGAACTCAAAGCAGCAAACATTAAGAAAG GGGACTCAAAAGAGAATGTCAAACCAACACCTACTGTGAAAG AACGTGATGTTCCGGAGAAGGCCAAAACAAACACAGTGAAGAAAG TTACAGAAGATAGAGTTCTGAAAGAGAAACAGCGTCTGGAGCCTGCAAAGAAAGATATCTCACACATAG CTGATCCTGTAGAATCAGACAACTTATCAACAGAAG ATGAGATGCCTTACTTCCAGTGCTTCTTTGTGGATGAGGACGACGTGCAGTATCCCTTCTACCCCTTCTCACCGCTCCAGATGTGA